The following proteins are encoded in a genomic region of Hydra vulgaris chromosome 05, alternate assembly HydraT2T_AEP:
- the LOC136080090 gene encoding uncharacterized protein LOC136080090, translating to MTTSEVFNYDEPVKDVGIERCQYYAYNPIIVKGTLLKNDGAAYANTDVISLINNGIMYLFDRISYKLSSTDVETIDNPGVATTMLGLLKYSNNFQVSKGLNQLWYKDFSTTASLTDNVGFAIRQGVIIQKPTTKGAFSFRIPLNHIFGFCDNYDKSVFGFIQTLTLTRGSDNNAIFRANNVVAGKVVLDKVALYIPQLDPSFEQESKLLSMISSKVTIQSAYRERRLNSIAVPQTTLFNWQLSPKASFERPRYVIVGFQTNKLLDQTTNPSLFDHCDLQNMQVVVSNKNYPELNYNLSFPNMKYSLAYGTASDFSEKFYKTSDLITNGNILYTEYRDLFPIMVFDVSNQRKRLDSSIVNISINATFNTVVPANTMAYALIISDKLLNFRSDGNRFTQIH from the exons atgacaacttCTGAAGTATTTAATTATGATGAGCCAGTGAAAGATGTAGGAATTGAAAGATGTCAATATTATGCCTATAATCCGATAATTG ttaaaggGACACTTCTTAAAAATGATGGCGCAGCTTATGCTAATACAGAtgtaatatctttaataaataatggtATCATGTATCTATTCGATAGGATTTCATATAAATTATCATCTACAGATGTAGAGACAATTGATAATCCAGGTGTAGCTACAACAATGCTTGGATTGTTAAAATATTCTAACAACTTTCAAGTTTCAAAGGGATTAAATCAATTATGGTATAAAGATTTCTCAACAACAGCATCGCTAACAGATAACGTTGGATTTGCAATTAGGCAAGgagtaataatacaaaaaccaACTACAAAGGGAGCATTTTCATTTCGTATACCTTTAAACCACATTTTTGGTTTCTGCGATAATTATGACAAATCTGTTTTTGGATTTATACAAACATTAACTCTTACTAGAGGAAGTGACAATAATGCCATATTTAGAGCTAATAATGTAGTTGCTGGTAAAGTTGTTCTTGATAAAGTAGCATTATACATTCCACAGTTAGATCCATCATTTGAACAAGAATCTAAACTTCTCAGTATGATATCATCAAAAGTAACTATCCAATCAGCTTACAGAGAGCGTCGTCTTAATAGTATCGCAGTACCACAAACTACATTATTTAATTGGCAACTTAGTCCAAAGGCATCTTTTGAAAGACCTAGATATGTCATTGTTGGATTTCaaacaaataagttattagatCAAACAACAAATCCTTCATTATTCGATCATTGCGACTTGCAAAATATGCAAGTTGttgttagtaataaaaattatcctGAGCTTAACTATAATCTATCATTTCCAAATATGAAGTATTCATTAGCTTATGGTACTGCATCTGATTTtagtgaaaaattttataaaactagtGACTTGATTACAAATGGAAACATTCTATATACTGAATATAGAGATTTATTTCCAATTATGGTTTTTGATGTTAGTAATCAAAGAAAAAGATTAGATTCATCAATAGTAAATATATCAATTAATGCAACATTTAATACTGTAGTACCAGCAAATACTATGGCATATGCTCTTATAATATCagataaattattaaactttcgATCAGATGGAAACAGGTTTACTcaaattcattaa
- the LOC136080089 gene encoding uncharacterized protein LOC136080089 has protein sequence MDMKRTINARIQFILLRISKDNDRKHLIDLLLISNGETNHYCLIKNLSRLLSLQTSNKHCKKHYCRNCLLGFNSEESLSNHKSYCKTHDSVRIELPKSGSTIQFVHYYRSIRVTFVVYADFESFIKPIKTCAPNPNESYTKQYQKHLPSSFCYYIKCFDESYYQGKLETFTANSEEDNVAQIFVDRLEEDIKKVCNRINFKKDMIYTHENKKDFNEATECHICGEDLGEDKVRDHCHITGKYREKKLSGGKLSCLPNNKEKYISFSREIKIGEFTNKEGKNFEIKRELRFLDSYRFMPSSLDALSKNLTKDQCKNIGKLYSGKQLDLLLIKGIYPYDWVDSVDKFNETQLPPKESFFSKLNDEGISGDDYSHAQTVWNEFNCKSFRDYHDLYNVSDVLLLADVFEYFRDVCMKIYKLDPAWYYTSPGLAWDAALKKTKVKLELLSDYDMILMIK, from the exons ATGGATATGAAAAGGACTATAAATGCGAGAATTCAGTTTATCCTTTTACGCATTTCAAAAGATAATGATCGCAAACATTTAATAGATTTACTATTAATCTCAAATGGAGAAACAAATCATtactgtttaataaaaaatttaagcagaTTACTTTCATTGCAAACATCaaataaacattgcaaaaaaCACTATTGTAGAAATTGTTTATTAGGGTTTAATTCTGAAGAATCATTATCTAATCATAAATCGTATTGTAAAACACATGATTCAGTACGCATCGAACTTCCTAAATCAGGTTCAACAATCCAATTTGTCCATTATTATAGATCAATTAGAGTTACATTTGTAGTGTATGcagactttgaaagttttattaaacctaTTAAGACTTGCGCGCCCAATCCAAATGAATCCTATACTAAGCAATACCAAAAACATTTGCCTAGCTCTTTCTGCtactatattaaatgttttgatgaGAGTTATTATCAAGGTAAATTAGAAACATTTACCGCAAATAGTGAAGAAGATAATGTTGCGCAAATATTTGTTGACAGATTAGAAGAAGATATTAAAAAGGTTTGTAATAGGATCAACTTTAAAAAGGACATGATATATACTCATGAAAATAAGAAAGACTTTAATGAAGCAACTGAATGTCACATTTGTGGAGAAGATTTAGGAGAAGACAAAGTGCGAGATCATTGTCACattactggaaaatatagag aaaaaaaattatctggaGGAAAATTAAGTTGCCTTCCTAACAacaaagaaaagtatattagtTTTTCTAGAGAGATTAAAATTGGAGAATTTACTAATAAAGAAGGTAAGAATTTTGAAATTAAGCGTGAACTTCGTTTCTTAGACAGTTATAGGTTTATGCCATCTAGCTTAGAtgcattatcaaaaaatttaacaaaagatcaatgtaaaaatattggaaaattgTATTCTGGGAAACAATTAGATTTACTACTAATAAAAGGTATTTACCCTTATGATTGGGTAGattctgttgataaatttaatgaaacccaattaccaccaaaagaatcGTTCTTTTCTAAATTGAACGATGAAGGTATTAGTGGTGATGATTACTCACATGCACAAACTGTATGGAATGAATTTAATTGTAAATCTTTTAGAGACTATCATGACTTATACAATGTTTCAGATGTGCTTTTACTAGCTGAcgtatttgaatattttagagACGTTTGCATGAAAATTTATAAGCTAGATCCAGCTTGGTATTATACAtcaccaggattagcttgggatgctgcattgaaaaaaacaaaagtaaagttAGAATTACTTAGCGATTATGATATGATACTAATGATAaagtga